In the Theobroma cacao cultivar B97-61/B2 chromosome 1, Criollo_cocoa_genome_V2, whole genome shotgun sequence genome, one interval contains:
- the LOC18611728 gene encoding WD repeat domain-containing protein 83 — protein sequence MSVSDLPRKEANVLKGHEGAVLAARFNSDGNYCLSCGKDRTIRLWNPHRGIHIKTYKSHGREVRDVHVTPDNSKLCSCGGDRQIFYWDVSTGRVIRKFRGHDGEVNAVKFNEYASVVVSAGYDRSLRAWDCRSHSTEPIQIIDSFLDTVMSVCLTNTEIIGGSVDGTVRTFDIRIGREISDDLGQPVNCISMSNDGNCILASCLDSTLRLLDRSTGELLQEYKGHACKSYKMDCCLTNTDAHVTSGSEDGSIFFWDLVDASVVSKFQAHASVVTSVSYHPKDNCLITSSVDGTVRVWKT from the exons ATGAGTGTGTCGGACCTGCCAAGGAAAGAAGCGAACGTGCTAAAAGGCCACGAAGGTGCAGTATTAGCGGCGAGGTTCAACAGCGACGGCAATTATTGCCTGAGCTGCGGCAAAGACCGCACCATCCGTCTTTGGAACCCACACCGCGGCATCCACATTAAAACCTACAAATCTCACGGCCGCGAAGTCCGCGACGTCCACGTCACCCC AGATAACTCCAAGTTGTGTTCTTGCGGTGGGGACAGACAGATTTTCTACTGGGATGTCTCAACTGGTCGTGTTATTCGCAAGTTTCGAGGCCACGATGGCGAG GTGAATGCAGTAAAGTTTAATGAGTATGCATCAGTGGTAGTATCTGCAGGCTATGATCGGTCCTTGCGTGCTTGGGACTGCAGGTCTCACAGCACTGAGCCTATACag ATAATTGACTCATTTTTGGACACTGTCATGTCTGTGTGTTTAACAAATACTGAAATTATTGGTGGGAGTGTTGATGGAACTGTTCGAACATTTGATATTCGTATTGGTAG AGAAATATCAGATGACTTGGGGCAACCTGTCAACTGTATCTCAATGTCAAATGATGGTAACTGCATATTAGCCAGTTGCTTGGATTCTACTTTACGCCTTTTGGACCG ATCCACAGGTGAATTATTGCAAGAATATAAAGGACATGCTTGCAAG TCCTATAAAATGGATTGCTGCCTAACCAACACTGACGCGCATGTAACTAGTGGATCTGAGGATGGCTCAATTTTCTTCTGGGATCTGGTAGATGCATCTGTGGTTTCAAAATTCCAGGCTCATGCATCTGTG GTAACAAGCGTGAGTTACCATCCAAAAGACAATTGTTTAATAACCTCCTCTGTGGATGGCACTGTTCGAGTTTGGAAAACATGA
- the LOC18611729 gene encoding egg cell-secreted protein 1.4, which produces MALKNVFLLLVLVCLLASATAARDLSSKSKPGHNLAARLEASGGLVECWNALNELKSCTNEIVLFFINGQTDIGPDCCRAIEVITRNCWPAMLTSLGFTSEEGNILRGYCDASSGPAAAAPLAGYPVSAEVFV; this is translated from the coding sequence ATGGCTCTCAAAAATgtgtttcttcttttggtCCTTGTCTGCCTCTTGGCTAGCGCAACTGCTGCAAGGGACCTATCCAGCAAGAGCAAGCCAGGCCATAACCTTGCAGCAAGGCTTGAGGCTAGTGGAGGCCTTGTTGAGTGCTGGAATGCACTAAATGAGCTGAAATCATGCACTAATGAGAtagttcttttctttattaatggCCAAACTGATATCGGCCCTGACTGTTGCCGTGCCATTGAGGTTATTACTCGTAACTGCTGGCCTGCCATGCTCACTTCCCTTGGTTTCACATCTGAGGAGGGCAACATCCTCAGAGGCTACTGTGATGCATCTTCTGGCCCAGCTGCTGCTGCTCCGCTCGCTGGCTATCCAGTTAGTGCCGAGGTCTTCGTTTAA